Proteins encoded in a region of the Anopheles ziemanni chromosome 2, idAnoZiCoDA_A2_x.2, whole genome shotgun sequence genome:
- the LOC131282578 gene encoding dystrophin: MEPRQSGALKEQYTRPAGVEIEPPNALLFRANHAKPPEIPVRAGASNVKAPEVPPKNLSKRPTTIGASSKDESSISSPMLVGQHAASIPSRAPPVPQKTANIASSGTLPQATFQANAGTGIGTSVTGSVSAANQGAVSAKEASAKEPTLTTKSSTKPAKLEDYGSEDALRGIESGLRNVERAIKEQMSLRSSVEVEEQAKISHPMKFGRMELMSKHSGSLGSGMSLDNPFEQPASSSGLVQGFKFDRFDHSQKGIGMERGVSMEKLRYGESGGNVGYSDNNTNGMDHGMHQRPVEHQFRSLDRHLPLELQYGNNQQRQRSQEMEFIKQQLLPVIARNKESNSLNRQMGLSKDDLRSRRRSSHDESLFSMNNTAPRMKEQWEDSTQSVMQRKNQLTAMLGDSQRYEAKRLEIDAWLSRMETITERMGPVATTADVLEIQQKEQKSFHAELHKFNHQIELFNQLTQKLISVYQCDDTSRIKRMTESINLRYNNLNNSVISRGKQLHAAMHSLQTFDRTFEQFLGWLSEAESLCENTESEVERNPHCLKDLQSEIDSNRKVYEGLDNTGRKLLRSLTSQEDAVMLQHKLDEMNQRWNHLNSRSAAIRNRLESNSEHWNALLLSSRELTEWVIRKNTELTTIGFGSINGDSNSLQKQLDEHKAFRRQLDDKRSIIENNLMNGRQYISNESPISDTSDSEAIDETMYISTEEQNRILGRSIRREVNKLSEQWTLLIERCDKWKHRLDENITKMRQFQKVLEDLSSRVASAETITHSWTVPAPGSDTTEEVQHLQRLKDKLTTANALLDDCNEQQNFFSSCHVIVPSPYLAKLEDINTRMKLLHIAVEERSKVLQHSSDKQNNGADGILGIHHSEGGKFSKPLHIAAVGSTVPNLEKSVQIPWERAVTPANVPYYINHERESTHWDHPEMIELMKTLADLNEVRFSAYRTALKLRTVQKRLAFDRLNMSVAIEIFDRYGLRAQNDKLIDIPDMTTILNSLYTTLEPMDRAVMLDLAINWILNVYDSQRTGQIRVLSFKVGLILLCRGHLEEKYRYLFRLIADLEKKVDQRKMGLLLHDCIQVPRQLGEVAAFGGSNIEPSVRSCFELAGGVNQNAEPLETAIEAQHFLSWLQHEPQSLVWLPVLHRLVAAETAKHQAKCNICKEYPIEGFRYRCLKCFNFDMCQKCFFTGRSTKNHKLSHPMHEYCTTATSTEDVRDFTRALRNKFKSRKYFKKHPRVGYLPVQSVLEGDALESPIPSPQHGTHTLQNDMHSRLEMYASRLAQVECGTRTNSTPDSDDEHQLIAQYCQSLPAAENTARGGNGGPKSPVQVMAAMEAEQREELETMIKELEEENANLQAEYEKLKATKKSTPITTPDEGYKTPTSASNTASALSSTASAAGGGSDMVTEAKLLRQHKGRLEARMQILEDHNKQLEAQLQRLRQLLHEPTPLKPQTLQTRSVTASQLNTDSPAKMQHNGHYEQKPFNEPGQKPTSLYGPVGGGSVNGFLSMAGEDSRQRDQYNMDTYEKAGAGVAAVTAAFGANKSIGSVNLGVMAGHSGGDYTMDERPPPPPHSSLLHMAGDLNKAVEELVHIMTAESKDEYSDSINAGLQ, encoded by the exons ATGGAACCACGCCAATCCGGTGCTTTAAAAGAGCAATACACACGCCCTGCTGGTGTTGAAATCGAGCCTCCTAATGCTCTTCTGTTTCGCGCAAATCATGCCAAACCACCGGAAATACCCGTCCGAGCGGGTGCAAGCAACGTAAAAGCACCGGAAGTTCCTCCAAAGAATCTTTCCAAGCGACCCACTACTATTGGAGCCTCTAGTAAGGACGAAAGTAGCATTAGTAGTCCAATGCTGGTAGGACAACATGCTGCATCTATACCATCCCGAGCACCCCCAGTGCCCCAAAAAACTGCCAATATCGCTAGCAGCGGTACTTTGCCTCAAGCTACCTTTCAGGCAAATGCTGGCACAGGAATTGGTACATCGGTTACCGGATCGGTATCGGCTGCAAACCAGGGTGCTGTCAGCGCAAAAGAAGCTTCTGCAAAGGAACCTACATTGACCACCAAATCTTCTACCAAGCCCGCAAAATTGGAAGACTACGGTTCCGAGGACGCACTCCGAGGTATTGAAAGTGGGCTGCGAAACGTTGAACGCGCAATTAAAGAGCAGATGAGTTTGCGTTCATCTGTCGAGGTTGAAGAGCAGGCAAAAATTTCGCATCCAATGAAATTCGGACGAATGGAGCTGATGAGTAAACATTCAGGTTCGTTAGGATCGGGTATGTCCCTGGACAATCCTTTCGAACAGCCAGCATCTTCCTCTGGATTAGTGCAAGGGTTTAAGTTTGATCGGTTTGATCACAGCCAAAAAGGTATCGGAATGGAACGTGGCGTTAGCATGGAGAAGCTGCGCTATGGAGAAAGCGGTGGAAATGTAGGATACTCAGATAATAACACGAATGGCATGGATCACGGGATGCATCAGAGACCGGTGGAGCATCAATTCCGCTCATTGGATCGTCATCTACCACTTGAACTACAGTATGGTAACAATCAACAACGTCAGCGATCGCAGGAAATGGAATTCATCAAACAGCAACTGCTTCCGGTGATTGCTCGTAATAAAGAATCCAATAGCCTGAACCGGCAGATGGGTCTCTCGAAGGATGATCTGCGATCTAGAAGACGGTCGTCCCACGACGAAAGCCTTTTTTCGATGAATAATACAG CTCCACGAATGAAAGAACAGTGGGAGGATTCTACTCAGTCCGTTATGCAGCGCAAAAACCAACTTACCGCAATGTTGGGCGATTCACAAAG ATACGAGGCGAAAAGATTAGAGATCGACGCCTGGTTGAGCAGGATGGAGACAATAACGGAACGAATGGGACCAGTTGCAACGACGGCCGACGTATTGGAAATCCAACAAAAAGAGCAAAAG TCCTTTCATGCAGAGCTACATAAATTTAATCACCAAATAGAATTATTCAACCAACTGACCCAGAAACTAATATCAGTTTATCAGTGTGACGATACCTCGAGAATCAAAAGAATGACCGAGTCCATTAATTTAAG GTACAATAATCTCAACAACTCAGTCATATCGCGAGGCAAACAGCTTCATGCAGCTATGCATTCGTTGCAAACCTTCGATCGTACATTTGAACAG ttTCTAGGATGGTTGAGTGAAGCAGAATCTTTGTGTGAAAACACTGAATCCGAGGTTGAGAGAAACCCTCACTGTTTGAAG GATTTACAATCGGAAATCGATTCCAACCGAAAGGTATACGAGGGGTTGGACAATACTGGCCGTAAGCTGCTGCGCTCTTTGACTTCACAAGAAGATGCCGTCATGTTGCAACACAAATTAGATGAAATGAATCAACGTTGGAACCATTTGAACTCACGCAGTGCTGCAATTCGAAACCGTCTGGAGTCTAACTCAGAGCATTGGAATGCGTTGCTGCTTTCGTCGCGTGAACTTACAGAATGGGTCATACGCAAAAACACTGAGCTCACCACGATTGGATTCGGTTCCATTAACGGAGATTCTAATAGCTTGCAAAAGCAATTG GACGAGCATAAAGCCTTTCGTCGTCAGTTGGACGATAAAAGATCAATCATTGAAAATAACCTTATGAACGGAAGACAATACATATCGAACGAATCACCGATCTCGGATACCAGCGATTCTGAGG CTATTGACGAGACGATGTACATTTCGACGGAGGAACAGAACCGCATTCTTGGTCGAAGTATACGCAGGGAAGTTAACAAGCTATCCGAACAATGGACACTTTTGATCGAGCGTTGTGACAAATGGAAACATCGATTGGATGAAAATATAACG AAAATGCGCCAGTTTCAAAAAGTGCTAGAGGATTTGAGCTCGCGGGTAGCATCGGCAGAAACTATAACGCATTCATGGACTGTACCAGCTCCAGGCTCAGACACCACCGAAGAAGTGCAACACCTGCAGCGATTGAAAGATAAACTTACTACAGCCAACGCATTATTGGACGATTGTAATGAGCAACAAAACTTTTTCTCCTCTTGTCATGTGATTGTTCCCAGTCCTTACCTGGCAAAATTGGAAGATATTAATACTAG GATGAAATTGCTACACATTGCGGTGGAAGAACGAAGCAAAGTTCTACAGCATAGCAGTGACAAGCAAAACAACGGAGCAGACGGAATCCTTGGAATTCATCATAGTGAGggaggaaagttttccaaGCCCCTCCATATCGCTGCTGTAGGCTCGACGGTTCCAAATTTGGAGAAAAGTGTCCAGATACCATGGGAACGGGCAGTAACGCCGGCAAATGTGCCTTATTATATCAA TCACGAACGCGAAAGTACACATTGGGATCATCCGGAGATgatagaattgatgaaaacaCTGGCGGATCTGAATGAAGTTCGATTTTCCGCTTACCGAACTGCACTAAAATTAAGAACTGTTCAAAAACGGCTTG cATTTGATCGTTTGAATATGAGTGTAGCAATCGAAATATTTGACCGATATGGATTGCGCGCTCAGAACGATAAGCTGATCGACATACCTGATATGACGACGATATTGAATTCGTTATATACGACGCTTGAGCCAATGGATCGTGCAGTGATGCTTGATTTAGCCATCAATTGGATACTTAATGTGTACGATTCGCAGCGCACCGGACAAATTCGCGTTCTCAGTTTTAAG GTGGGATTGATCCTTTTATGTCGAGGGcatttggaagaaaaatatcgTTACTTGTTCCGTTTGATAGCGGATCTGGAGAAGAAGGTAGATCAACGAAAAATGGGTCTTCTTCTACACGATTGTATTCAAGTTCCCCGTCAGCTCGGTGAGGTTGCTGCGTTCGGTGGGTCGAATATTGAACCATCGGTTCGTTCTTGTTTCGAACTGGCCGGTGGTGTTAACCAAAATGCCGAACCTCTGGAAACGGCGATAGAAGCCCAACATTTTCTAAGCTGGCTGCAGCACGAACCGCAAAGCTTAGTGTGGCTTCCTGTGCTCCACCGGTTGGTGGCTGCGGAAACGGCAAAGCATCAAGCTAAGTGTAATATCTGCAAAGAGTATCCAATCGAAGGATTCCGGTACCGATGTCTTAAGTGTTTCAATTTCGATATGTGCCAAAAGTGTTTCTTCACCGGACGCAGCACTAAGAACCATAAATTGAGTCATCCTATGCACGAATATTGTACTACG GCAACCTCCACCGAAGATGTGCGTGATTTTACTAGAGCGCTAAGGAATAAGTTTAAGAGTAGAAAATATTTCAAGAAACATCCTCGAGTAGGTTACCTTCCAGTGCAGAGCGTTCTTGAAGGGGATGCACTTGAAAGCCCCATACCGAGTCCCCAACACGGTACGCACACCCTACAGAATGATATGCACTCCCGGCTGGAAATGTATGCATCACGATTGGCCCAAGTCGAGTGTGGAACAAGAACCAACTCTACTCCCGATAGTGACGATGAGCATCAGCTGATCGCACAGTACTGTCAATCATTGCCAGCCGCGGAAAATACAGCTCGAGGTGGTAACGGAGGTCCAAAGTCTCCAGTGCAAGTAATGGCTGCAATGGAGGCCGAACAGCGTGAAGAATTGGAAACGATGATTAAGGagttggaagaagaaaacgctAACTTACAGGCGGAATATGAAAAGTTGAAAGCAACGAAAAAGAGTACTCCCATCACGACACCGGACGAGGGGTACAAAACGCCTACCTCGGCATCGAATACTGCTTCTGCACTGTCCTCGACGGCATCAGCGGCTGGCGGTGGATCG GACATGGTAACCGAGGCAAAGCTTTTGCGGCAGCATAAGGGTCGATTGGAAGCAAGAATGCAAATATTAGAAGATCACAATAAACAATTGGAGGCACAACTACAACGTCTTCGACAATTGTTACATGAG CCAACTCCATTGAAACCCCAAACTCTGCAAACACGATCGGTTACGGCATCACAATTAAACACGGATTCGCCGGCCAAAATGCAGCATAACGGACATTACGAGCAAAAACCTT TCAACGAACCTGGACAAAAGCCAACTTCACTGTATGGTCCAGTCGGTGGCGGTAGTGTTAATGGCTTCCTGTCCATGGCGGGCGAGGATAGCAGGCAGCGTGATCAATACAACATGGACACTTATGAAAAAGCGGGAGCCGGTGTAGCTGCGGTTACCGCAGCCTTTGGAGCCAACAAATCGATTGGGTCAGTTAATCTTGGTGTAATGGCAGGACATTCTGGAGGAGACTACACAATGGATGAGCGgcctcctccccctcctcatTCGAGTTTACTACATATGGCCG GCGACCTCAATAAGGCAGTAGAGGAACTGGTGCACATCATGACGGCGGAGTCGAAGGACGAATATAGTGACAGCATAAATGCAGGGCTACAGTAA
- the LOC131282589 gene encoding IDLSRF-like peptide, with the protein MAPTSLFWIGNVFFVSFPLAILGIDLSRLYGHLPAVSKRNEACHPYEPFKCPGDGNCISIQYLCDGAPDCSDGYDEDMRLCTAAKRPPVEETASFLQSLLASHGPNYLEKLFGSKARDALAPLGGVEKVAIALSESQTIEDFGAALHLMRSDLEHLRSVFMAVENGDLGMLKSIGIKDSELGDVKFFLEKLVNTGFLD; encoded by the exons ATGGCTCCTACAAGTTTGTTCTGGATAGGGAATGTGTTTTTCGTCTCGTTTCCATTAGCGATATTGGGAATCGATCTCAGTAGGCTTTACGGTCATCTACCAGCTGTTTCGAAGCGCAATG AGGCTTGCCACCCTTACGAACCCTTCAAATGCCCTGGTGATGGGAATTGTATCTCCATTCAGTATCTCTGTGATGGAGCACCTGATTGCTCCGATGGATACGATGAGGATATGCGCCTTTGCACAGCAG CAAAGCGTCCACCTGTTGAAGAAACGGCGTCCTTTCTACAAAGTCTGCTCGCGTCACACGGACCGAACTATCTTGAGAAACTGTTCGGTAGTAAAGCACGAGATGCACTGGCCCCGCTTGGTGGAGTTGAGAAGGTTGCAATTGCGCTCAGTGAATCGCAGACCATCGAAGATTTCGGAGCTGCATTGCATTTAATGAG GTCAGATCTAGAACATTTACGGTCGGTGTTCATGGCTGTAGAGAATGGCGACTTGGGAATGTTGAAGTCAATTGGTATAAAAGACTCGGAGCTTGGAGATGTTAAGTTTTTCCTTGAAAAACTCGTCAACACCGGCTTCTTAGACTGA